The following proteins are co-located in the Terriglobales bacterium genome:
- a CDS encoding transcriptional regulator — protein MDIKPIKNEENYNDALRRIEELWGAPIGSKEGEELKILTTLIEAYERELYPIHRPSPIDAIKFRLEQSGKDYRSLIGVIGQRTRVYEVMRGDRQLSLNMIRKLNSRLKIPAEVLIQPGRKPTPKRHRSALKAKRARKQAHS, from the coding sequence ATGGACATAAAACCGATCAAGAATGAAGAGAATTACAACGATGCTCTCCGCCGCATCGAAGAACTTTGGGGAGCCCCTATCGGCAGCAAAGAAGGCGAGGAACTCAAGATCCTCACAACTCTCATCGAAGCCTACGAACGGGAACTTTACCCTATACATCGCCCCAGCCCGATCGACGCTATCAAGTTTCGGTTGGAGCAGAGTGGAAAGGATTATCGTTCGCTGATTGGGGTCATCGGACAGCGGACGCGCGTTTACGAGGTGATGCGGGGAGATCGCCAGTTATCACTGAACATGATTCGAAAGCTTAACAGCCGTCTGAAGATTCCTGCAGAGGTACTTATCCAGCCAGGCCGAAAACCGACGCCAAAACGTCATCGCAGTGCCTTAAAAGCGAAGCGCGCGCGGAAACAGGCACATTCCTGA
- the glyS gene encoding glycine--tRNA ligase subunit beta, giving the protein MPDLLLEIGCEEIPARMIDAAREELAKRVSDLLQRERLVQGRAALTAFSTPRRLAVVARNVESKQADVKELMEGPATKVAYKDGNPTPAAEAFARKVGVEVSKLERITKPKGEYVAATVIRKGRSAAELLAEALPKELNALYWAKNMYWRGGKPERFVRPVRWLVGLLDSEVLPLEYAGVRAGKKSRGHRILAASEVTISSPAAYDGELKTSKVIVDPAEREKQIRKALDAATRTVSGARWREDAALLNTVINLTEFPGVILGNFDQAFLSLPEEVLVTVMRDHQKYFAIESANGKLAPHFLAVLNTDGDHDGIIRHGNERVLRARFNDAQFFWQADQEIPLAQRVEMLRSVTFQKDLGSYWSKTERIRAVVAALAERLAASGASLDRKAADQAAQLAKTDLTTELVKEFTELQGVVGGLYAKAQHHSHAVCDAIYDHYRPESSDDPVPRSLEGALVSIADKADSIAGMFALGLQPTGSKDPFALRRQANGIVRILAEHKLPLRVSEIFAASLQQYRASAELKGKLSHLENAGKTISEFFRERLEFYLRDLRGFGYDVVNAVLAAGSDDVVDAIARAEAVTNIRPTEDFIAISMAFKRIKNILRQAQESGKKWPEEFKPADLMDQAEKELAARVGEARTRVQSLRRSKQEREALAHIAQLRPVVDTFFDKVMVMVDDEKLRSNRLALLATMQRSFSTIADFSEIVAEK; this is encoded by the coding sequence ATGCCCGATCTATTGCTCGAAATAGGCTGCGAAGAAATTCCGGCGCGCATGATCGATGCGGCGCGTGAAGAGCTCGCTAAGCGCGTCTCCGATCTGCTGCAGCGCGAGCGCCTTGTTCAAGGCCGAGCTGCTCTAACTGCATTCTCCACTCCGCGTCGCCTTGCCGTAGTTGCACGCAACGTCGAATCGAAACAGGCGGACGTAAAGGAGTTGATGGAGGGTCCCGCAACCAAAGTCGCATACAAAGATGGAAATCCCACTCCCGCGGCTGAGGCCTTTGCTCGCAAAGTTGGAGTAGAGGTCAGCAAGCTCGAGCGCATCACCAAACCGAAAGGCGAGTACGTTGCCGCAACGGTGATCCGCAAAGGCCGAAGTGCCGCCGAGCTTCTCGCCGAAGCGTTACCGAAAGAGCTGAACGCTCTCTATTGGGCGAAGAATATGTATTGGCGAGGCGGCAAGCCGGAGCGCTTCGTGCGTCCCGTCCGCTGGCTCGTCGGACTTCTCGACAGCGAAGTATTGCCGCTCGAATACGCCGGTGTGCGTGCGGGAAAGAAATCTCGCGGACATCGGATTCTCGCTGCTTCGGAAGTCACGATATCGTCTCCAGCCGCCTACGACGGGGAACTGAAGACGAGCAAAGTAATCGTCGATCCCGCCGAGCGCGAGAAGCAGATTCGCAAAGCACTCGATGCGGCGACGCGCACCGTCTCCGGAGCGCGCTGGCGAGAAGATGCAGCTTTGCTCAACACGGTCATCAACCTCACAGAATTTCCCGGCGTAATCCTCGGAAATTTCGATCAGGCATTTCTTTCGCTTCCCGAAGAAGTGCTGGTGACAGTAATGCGCGATCACCAGAAATATTTCGCGATTGAGAGCGCAAACGGAAAACTCGCACCGCACTTCCTGGCCGTGCTCAACACCGATGGTGATCACGACGGCATCATTCGCCACGGCAACGAGCGCGTACTGCGCGCCCGCTTTAACGACGCGCAATTCTTCTGGCAGGCCGATCAAGAGATTCCCCTCGCGCAGCGGGTCGAGATGCTGCGCAGCGTCACCTTTCAAAAAGACCTGGGCAGCTACTGGTCCAAAACAGAACGCATACGCGCCGTGGTTGCTGCGCTTGCCGAGCGACTGGCTGCTTCTGGCGCTTCGCTCGATCGAAAAGCTGCCGATCAAGCTGCCCAACTCGCGAAAACCGATCTAACCACCGAACTGGTGAAGGAATTCACCGAACTCCAAGGAGTGGTTGGCGGACTCTACGCCAAAGCGCAGCATCACAGCCATGCAGTCTGCGATGCCATTTACGATCACTATCGTCCCGAATCATCGGATGATCCCGTGCCGCGTTCCCTGGAAGGCGCATTAGTTTCGATTGCAGATAAAGCCGACAGCATTGCGGGAATGTTCGCTCTCGGTCTGCAGCCCACTGGGTCGAAGGATCCATTCGCGCTACGCCGACAGGCAAATGGAATCGTCCGCATCCTGGCTGAACACAAGCTGCCGCTGCGTGTCAGTGAAATTTTCGCGGCTTCGCTTCAGCAGTATCGCGCCTCGGCCGAACTGAAAGGAAAGCTTTCGCACTTAGAGAACGCCGGCAAGACGATTTCGGAATTCTTCCGCGAGCGCCTGGAGTTCTATCTCCGCGATCTGCGCGGCTTTGGCTACGACGTGGTCAACGCCGTTCTCGCCGCCGGTTCGGATGATGTAGTCGACGCTATCGCGCGCGCGGAGGCAGTAACCAACATCCGTCCTACCGAAGACTTCATCGCCATTTCCATGGCATTCAAACGCATCAAGAACATCCTTCGCCAGGCGCAGGAGAGTGGGAAGAAGTGGCCAGAAGAATTCAAGCCCGCCGATCTCATGGATCAGGCAGAAAAAGAACTGGCAGCCCGCGTCGGGGAAGCCCGCACTCGTGTTCAGTCTTTACGACGATCGAAGCAGGAGCGGGAGGCACTAGCGCACATTGCTCAACTGCGTCCTGTGGTGGATACGTTCTTCGACAAAGTGATGGTCATGGTCGATGACGAAAAGCTCCGCTCGAACCGCCTCGCACTGCTGGCGACCATGCAACGAAGTTTTTCAACGATCGCGGACTTCTCCGAGATTGTCGCGGAGAAGTAG
- a CDS encoding glycine--tRNA ligase subunit alpha yields MAKSKPALSFQDLILKLQTFWAEYGCVLQQPYDLEVGAGTMSPETFLRVLGPKPYRVAYLQPSRRPADGRYGENPNRLYKHTQLQVILKAPPNDVQELYLRSLEAIGIDLRQHDIKFEEDNWESPTLGAWGIGWQVMLDGLEITQFTYFQQCGGIDLDPISAELTYGLERLAAFLQDVDSIYDIVWSRGADGKPVTYGDVRLAEELQLSVYNFEAADVQKAWQHLQLFEAECKALIDGYASAKKRAEDSGDTESLRRYPVLGAFDLCLKCSHLFNILDARGAISVTERVGVIARIRTLAVGVAKAYLDQQQAAVRGSEARREVAV; encoded by the coding sequence ATGGCGAAATCGAAGCCCGCGCTGAGTTTTCAAGACCTCATCCTCAAGCTCCAGACCTTCTGGGCTGAGTACGGTTGCGTGCTGCAGCAGCCCTACGATCTCGAAGTGGGCGCCGGAACCATGTCGCCGGAAACATTTCTGCGCGTGCTTGGGCCGAAGCCGTACCGTGTTGCCTATCTGCAGCCCTCGCGACGTCCGGCCGACGGACGCTACGGCGAGAATCCCAATCGTCTTTATAAGCACACGCAGCTTCAGGTGATCCTCAAGGCGCCACCGAATGATGTGCAGGAACTTTATCTGCGCTCGCTCGAAGCCATCGGGATCGATCTGCGCCAGCACGATATCAAGTTCGAGGAAGATAACTGGGAGTCGCCTACACTTGGCGCGTGGGGAATCGGCTGGCAGGTGATGCTCGACGGACTTGAGATCACGCAGTTCACTTATTTCCAGCAATGCGGCGGAATCGACCTCGATCCGATCTCGGCGGAGCTGACCTATGGGCTCGAACGCCTCGCAGCGTTTCTACAGGATGTGGACAGCATTTACGACATCGTCTGGTCACGCGGCGCAGACGGCAAGCCAGTCACCTATGGCGATGTACGCCTGGCCGAAGAGCTGCAGCTTTCCGTGTACAACTTTGAAGCGGCCGACGTGCAGAAAGCCTGGCAACACCTGCAGCTCTTCGAGGCCGAGTGCAAGGCGCTGATCGATGGATACGCCTCGGCGAAGAAGCGGGCTGAAGATAGTGGCGATACAGAGTCACTTCGTCGCTATCCCGTTTTGGGAGCCTTTGACCTTTGCCTCAAGTGTTCGCATCTGTTCAACATCCTCGATGCGCGAGGCGCGATCTCAGTAACCGAGCGAGTCGGCGTGATCGCCCGCATTCGAACCCTTGCTGTAGGAGTGGCGAAAGCATATTTGGACCAGCAGCAAGCAGCAGTGCGAGGAAGTGAAGCGCGACGCGAAGTCGCAGTTTAA
- the recO gene encoding DNA repair protein RecO, which yields MLKQSEAIVLRTYPLREADLLVTLFTREEGKIRGVARSAKKSKRRFGGALEPLTRVRAYYDQKAGQELVRLDSCDVLESPLMHAIDYERSVALAYVAEVLDGLLPDHDANDAVFRLTLSILPRIEAGEIWMPLTYFDLWITRLMGLLPDLGACIVCGDELNGTGRVYFHALADGLMCATHKRLASSEMSLASRQMATEMFRAPVDVFANEPWKRQRGADLRKFLAQCIERHIEGKLVTSVALGKLD from the coding sequence GTGCTAAAGCAGTCAGAAGCCATCGTGCTGCGGACATATCCGCTGCGGGAAGCTGACTTGCTGGTGACGCTCTTCACCCGCGAAGAAGGCAAGATTCGCGGCGTAGCCCGCTCGGCGAAGAAGTCGAAGCGCAGATTCGGAGGAGCGCTCGAACCGCTGACGCGCGTTCGCGCTTACTACGATCAAAAGGCCGGCCAGGAACTGGTCCGCCTCGACTCCTGCGACGTGCTCGAGTCGCCATTGATGCATGCCATCGACTACGAGCGTTCCGTGGCGCTGGCCTACGTTGCTGAAGTGCTTGATGGCTTGCTCCCGGATCACGACGCCAACGACGCGGTTTTCAGACTTACGCTTTCCATACTGCCGCGAATCGAAGCCGGAGAAATCTGGATGCCGCTCACGTACTTCGATCTCTGGATCACGCGCCTTATGGGCCTGCTTCCCGATCTGGGAGCCTGCATCGTGTGCGGCGACGAGCTGAACGGGACGGGACGTGTGTACTTTCATGCGCTAGCCGATGGCTTGATGTGCGCGACGCACAAACGCTTGGCGAGTTCAGAGATGTCGCTGGCATCGCGCCAAATGGCCACCGAGATGTTCCGCGCTCCCGTCGATGTCTTCGCCAACGAGCCCTGGAAGCGTCAGCGCGGCGCCGATCTGAGAAAATTTCTGGCACAGTGCATCGAACGCCACATCGAAGGTAAGCTGGTAACGAGCGTAGCGTTGGGCAAGTTAGACTGA
- a CDS encoding ferredoxin family protein has product MAYVIAEPCIGTKDTACVDACPVDCIHPKKDEGPHAEAQQLFIDPVECIDCGACVPVCPVSAIFAADDLPDKWKEYEGKNAQYFGR; this is encoded by the coding sequence ATGGCATACGTAATCGCAGAACCCTGCATAGGCACCAAGGACACAGCGTGCGTCGATGCATGCCCGGTGGACTGCATCCATCCAAAGAAGGATGAAGGTCCCCACGCTGAAGCGCAACAGCTTTTCATCGATCCGGTCGAGTGTATCGACTGTGGTGCATGCGTTCCTGTCTGTCCGGTGTCTGCGATCTTCGCTGCCGATGATCTGCCCGACAAGTGGAAGGAATACGAAGGCAAGAACGCGCAGTATTTCGGTCGCTGA
- a CDS encoding RDD family protein, translated as MQKQQPLRWDPTDMACPRCGSDCTCACSGDPLPAQDWRRQVSLQVRAHNARKRRRLDPDAPLLDFDAEPAEPEREIEPAKTRTSWWNQEPESAAAPSPIAEPLPEPVISTRAEFEHSLAQSIADDPIEYAPEPEVEFHEPAPLPPFPRINERVKNVIEFPRAQHYHELAEPVSDQLRIFEADEELLPPPPNPLSAIEIAPEAPVHVLTAELEVPLQTASMEQRVYASAVDGAIMLAAIAVFGVASQFFAASLPMTKPLIASAAICIILLLGIYYFLSLSFSLSTPGMQASGLQLRTFDGQAPSRARLRCRAIATVLSFAALGMGFAWALIDEDRLCWHDRITHTYLTPKQSLES; from the coding sequence GTGCAAAAGCAGCAGCCGCTCCGCTGGGACCCTACCGATATGGCTTGTCCGCGATGTGGCAGTGATTGCACCTGCGCCTGTTCTGGCGATCCTCTTCCTGCGCAGGATTGGCGTCGGCAAGTTTCTCTTCAGGTCCGCGCCCACAACGCGCGCAAACGTCGCCGACTCGATCCCGACGCCCCGCTGCTGGATTTCGATGCAGAGCCGGCAGAACCCGAACGGGAGATCGAGCCAGCCAAGACGCGAACCTCATGGTGGAACCAGGAGCCAGAGAGCGCTGCGGCCCCGAGTCCAATCGCAGAGCCGCTTCCCGAGCCTGTAATTTCGACGCGAGCGGAGTTCGAGCACTCACTTGCGCAATCCATCGCCGATGATCCGATTGAATATGCTCCCGAACCAGAAGTTGAATTCCACGAGCCCGCGCCGTTACCGCCATTTCCGCGGATTAACGAACGCGTCAAGAACGTAATCGAATTTCCGCGAGCGCAGCACTATCACGAACTCGCCGAACCTGTCTCGGATCAGCTGCGCATCTTCGAAGCCGACGAAGAGCTTCTTCCGCCTCCGCCGAATCCGCTGAGCGCAATCGAGATTGCACCCGAGGCGCCGGTACACGTCTTAACCGCAGAACTCGAAGTACCTTTGCAGACCGCGTCGATGGAGCAGCGCGTTTATGCCTCGGCAGTCGACGGCGCAATCATGCTCGCGGCCATCGCCGTCTTCGGCGTCGCATCCCAGTTCTTCGCCGCGTCGCTGCCCATGACCAAGCCGCTGATTGCCAGCGCTGCAATCTGCATTATCTTGCTGTTGGGGATCTATTACTTCCTCTCGCTTTCTTTCAGCCTCAGCACTCCGGGAATGCAAGCCTCAGGACTGCAGCTTCGGACATTTGACGGGCAAGCGCCGTCGCGAGCGCGCCTACGCTGCCGCGCGATCGCGACTGTGCTGTCGTTCGCGGCACTAGGAATGGGATTCGCCTGGGCGCTGATCGATGAAGACCGTCTCTGCTGGCACGATCGCATCACCCACACCTATCTCACGCCGAAGCAGTCGCTTGAATCTTGA
- the lptD gene encoding LPS assembly protein LptD has protein sequence MIFRRNLVVNTTLAVCQVLLLVPILGLTTASATTASEMQTPQEPQAKKPEPKGRASAMLKYRGEPVYIVANQFEQKGNTYMLHGEAQIDFRDYVLYADEISYNQDTGESTATGHVRLVGGDYNINMQATHAEYNVVEGTGKFYDVHGTTGLKLGSRKALLTTSNPFTFSGREVDKVGPNRFTIQHGSITTCELPHPKWTFSAERVNFEIGDLAKLHNSTFRLMRVPILYFPFVEHPVENVGRQSGFLIPSFGQSSVKGTIIGDSYFWAINRSTDATIGLEYLSKRGYAQHGNFRELTGPDSFIAATYFGVVDRGAGPAHVDQGGQDVHLQAEQNLPHNIRGVANIEYLSSYLFRQAFAENFTAAVNSEVKSDVFVNRDYNGYFIGALAQRYQNFQSTNKGDLFSILHVPSIDVDSVDRQLFNTPFVAGFDAEGTGLSRRSPTFSSANLVGRLDAHPRLALPLFLRGWTFRPSVAVRDTYYTQHKTPETPFSIGTTVNDPLNRKDFEGELEIRPPRLEKIYEKGIFGKALKHTIEPRITYDYVSGINNFLNVIRFDSSDILSDTNEVEYAITNRIYLKPRNENCDPTKADGSCTRNATELLSWEVAQKYFIDPYFGGAVVPGVRNVLQTTAEFSGIAFLTEPRVFSPVTSRLRIHTSQRTDLQWLLDYDIKKGQINASNVFFDYHVGAFFVGGNHALLHTPGEVFLSSPLPTILKFNQFRVTSGFGNPSRRGFSLAGNVGYDLNLSSVQYTAVQSSYNWDCCGLNFEYRRFVLGPVRNESQYRFAFSLANIGTFGNLRRQERVF, from the coding sequence ATGATTTTCCGCCGCAATCTTGTTGTTAACACGACGCTCGCGGTTTGTCAGGTGCTACTGCTGGTTCCAATCCTCGGTCTCACTACTGCTAGTGCAACTACAGCGTCCGAAATGCAAACTCCGCAGGAGCCGCAGGCCAAAAAGCCGGAACCCAAAGGCCGCGCGTCGGCGATGTTGAAATATCGCGGCGAGCCGGTCTACATCGTCGCAAATCAATTTGAGCAAAAAGGCAACACGTACATGCTGCACGGCGAGGCGCAGATCGATTTTCGCGACTACGTCCTCTATGCCGATGAGATCAGCTACAACCAGGACACCGGTGAATCGACCGCTACTGGCCATGTGAGGCTCGTCGGAGGGGACTACAACATCAATATGCAGGCCACGCACGCGGAGTACAACGTGGTCGAGGGTACGGGCAAGTTTTACGACGTGCACGGCACGACCGGCCTAAAGCTGGGTTCGCGGAAAGCACTGCTCACTACCTCCAACCCATTTACGTTTAGTGGACGCGAAGTCGACAAAGTTGGACCGAACCGGTTCACGATTCAACATGGCAGCATTACCACCTGCGAACTTCCGCATCCGAAGTGGACCTTCAGCGCGGAGCGAGTGAACTTCGAGATCGGGGATCTCGCCAAGCTGCACAACTCCACTTTCCGCCTGATGCGAGTTCCCATTCTGTACTTTCCGTTTGTGGAACACCCGGTTGAGAATGTCGGCCGACAATCAGGCTTTCTGATTCCCAGCTTTGGGCAGTCTTCGGTAAAGGGCACCATCATCGGCGATTCCTATTTCTGGGCGATCAATCGCAGCACCGATGCGACGATTGGACTGGAATATCTCTCCAAGCGCGGATATGCACAGCACGGGAATTTTCGCGAGTTAACCGGTCCAGACTCCTTCATTGCCGCTACGTACTTCGGAGTCGTCGATCGCGGAGCTGGTCCGGCTCACGTGGATCAGGGTGGACAGGATGTCCATCTGCAGGCTGAGCAGAATCTTCCGCACAACATTCGCGGCGTTGCCAATATCGAGTACCTGAGCAGCTACTTATTCCGTCAGGCTTTTGCGGAAAACTTCACCGCCGCCGTCAACTCCGAGGTGAAGTCTGATGTGTTCGTCAACCGCGATTACAACGGTTACTTCATTGGCGCACTGGCGCAGCGCTACCAGAATTTTCAGAGCACGAACAAAGGTGACTTATTCAGCATCCTGCATGTACCCAGCATCGATGTGGATTCTGTCGATCGACAATTGTTCAACACTCCTTTCGTTGCCGGATTCGATGCTGAAGGCACCGGACTCTCTCGTCGCAGTCCGACATTCAGCTCGGCCAATCTCGTCGGGCGACTCGACGCGCACCCGCGTCTGGCTTTGCCCCTGTTCCTGCGTGGTTGGACGTTCCGCCCCTCGGTGGCCGTTCGCGATACTTATTACACCCAGCACAAAACTCCGGAGACTCCGTTCAGTATTGGGACCACGGTTAACGATCCGCTGAACAGGAAAGATTTTGAAGGCGAACTGGAAATCCGTCCGCCGCGTCTGGAAAAAATCTATGAGAAGGGCATTTTCGGCAAAGCGCTGAAACACACCATTGAGCCGCGGATCACGTACGACTACGTAAGCGGCATCAACAATTTCTTGAACGTCATTCGCTTCGACAGCTCCGATATTCTGAGCGACACGAATGAAGTCGAGTACGCGATTACCAATCGCATCTACCTCAAACCGCGAAACGAAAATTGCGATCCGACGAAGGCGGATGGTTCGTGCACACGCAATGCCACGGAGTTGCTCAGTTGGGAAGTCGCGCAGAAATACTTCATCGATCCGTACTTTGGCGGTGCGGTTGTGCCCGGCGTACGCAATGTGCTGCAAACGACGGCAGAATTTTCGGGAATCGCGTTTCTTACCGAACCGCGGGTATTTTCTCCCGTCACGTCACGCTTACGAATTCACACGAGTCAGCGGACGGACCTGCAATGGCTGCTCGATTACGACATCAAGAAAGGCCAGATCAACGCCAGCAATGTTTTCTTCGACTACCATGTTGGGGCTTTTTTTGTGGGGGGCAATCATGCGCTTCTGCACACACCGGGCGAAGTTTTTCTCTCCAGTCCTTTGCCCACAATACTGAAGTTCAATCAGTTCCGCGTGACCAGCGGATTCGGCAATCCGTCGCGCCGTGGATTTTCATTGGCCGGAAACGTCGGATATGACCTGAATCTCAGCTCAGTGCAGTACACGGCTGTTCAAAGTTCGTACAACTGGGATTGCTGCGGTTTGAACTTCGAATACCGGCGCTTCGTGCTGGGACCGGTGCGCAATGAGAGTCAATACAGGTTTGCTTTCAGCCTCGCCAACATCGGCACTTTTGGAAACCTGCGCCGACAGGAGCGCGTCTTTTAG
- a CDS encoding VWA domain-containing protein — translation MNRRIALLLGFTFFFSAGADRHTLAQSSAQFQVSVDLVQLNVAVTDNKGNYVTGLKPSDFVITEDGIQEKLAFFGEGNGPTRSLVDVAQDGDPSKPGTENSPAPPANASYVPHPETGNGQSSDALSAAIAGANVYILFDTSNYMYRGFVFAQDAISDFVRSLQKADKIAFYSYSRDLSRAAALTSDRNDVVRGVRTTVAGDDAALYNCLLLTVKDAAQTMGRKVVVVFSNGPDNSSVVPPEDVAELAQSAGIPIYMISTREARLEPVSTAVFERMTAATGGKAYFSKNWRDERKAFDSIRDDLGHLYSLSYYPKANPNHGWRTITVKLTGERHNLHVRTRNGYRPQPSHYNGGTVAEVSASHSSSDR, via the coding sequence ATGAACAGGCGAATTGCATTACTTCTTGGATTTACATTCTTCTTCTCGGCCGGCGCGGATAGACACACGCTGGCGCAATCCTCTGCCCAGTTTCAGGTCTCAGTGGATCTGGTCCAGTTGAATGTCGCCGTCACGGACAACAAAGGCAACTACGTGACCGGACTCAAGCCGTCGGACTTTGTCATTACTGAAGACGGCATCCAGGAGAAGCTCGCGTTTTTTGGTGAAGGAAATGGACCCACGCGCAGCCTGGTCGACGTGGCGCAGGATGGAGATCCATCGAAGCCTGGAACCGAGAATTCCCCAGCTCCGCCTGCCAATGCCTCCTATGTCCCACATCCCGAAACCGGGAACGGACAGTCCTCGGATGCCCTGAGCGCAGCAATCGCAGGCGCTAACGTTTACATTCTGTTCGATACCAGCAACTACATGTATCGTGGCTTCGTCTTCGCGCAGGACGCCATCTCCGATTTCGTGCGCTCGCTGCAAAAAGCTGACAAGATCGCCTTCTACTCCTACAGCCGCGACCTCTCCCGCGCGGCTGCGCTGACCTCCGACCGCAATGACGTCGTTCGCGGTGTGCGCACCACCGTCGCCGGCGACGACGCCGCACTTTACAACTGTCTCTTGCTCACGGTGAAAGATGCAGCGCAGACGATGGGCAGAAAAGTTGTCGTGGTCTTCTCGAATGGCCCAGATAATTCCAGTGTAGTTCCACCGGAAGACGTCGCCGAACTCGCACAATCAGCCGGCATTCCGATTTACATGATCAGCACGCGCGAGGCTCGCCTCGAGCCGGTCTCGACGGCAGTGTTCGAGCGCATGACCGCTGCAACCGGCGGCAAGGCTTATTTCTCTAAGAACTGGAGAGACGAGCGCAAAGCGTTTGATTCAATTCGCGATGATCTTGGACATCTGTATTCGCTGAGTTACTACCCAAAGGCAAATCCAAATCACGGATGGCGCACCATCACCGTAAAGCTGACCGGCGAGCGTCACAATCTGCACGTTCGCACAAGAAACGGCTATCGCCCACAGCCCAGCCATTACAACGGTGGAACGGTCGCGGAGGTTTCGGCGAGCCACAGTTCGAGCGACAGATAG
- a CDS encoding TrmO family methyltransferase — MQQIVLGAIGRVTSPITKGRDENWGEVVAEIVLDHSRFEPACLSGLEEFSHVEVIFVFDQLMESEIENTARHPRENPRWPRVGIFAQRGRKRPNRLGATICELVAVEGLSLRVRGLDAFDGSPVLDLKPVMKEFLPASGSIQQPQWSRELMSTYF, encoded by the coding sequence ATGCAGCAAATCGTTTTAGGAGCGATTGGGCGAGTCACGTCGCCCATAACCAAGGGCAGAGATGAAAACTGGGGCGAGGTGGTTGCAGAGATTGTTCTGGACCATTCCCGGTTTGAACCTGCGTGTTTATCTGGACTCGAAGAGTTCTCTCATGTGGAGGTGATCTTCGTCTTCGATCAATTGATGGAGAGCGAGATCGAGAACACAGCTCGGCATCCCAGGGAAAATCCACGATGGCCCAGAGTGGGGATCTTCGCGCAGCGCGGCCGAAAACGCCCTAATCGCCTGGGTGCGACCATTTGCGAGCTTGTTGCGGTCGAAGGTCTTTCGCTCCGAGTCCGCGGACTCGATGCTTTTGACGGGTCTCCTGTCTTGGATCTCAAACCTGTAATGAAGGAATTTCTTCCCGCCTCAGGAAGCATCCAGCAACCACAATGGTCGCGCGAGTTGATGAGTACCTATTTCTAG